Genomic segment of Myxococcus stipitatus:
TCTGCCCCAGCAGTCGGTTCAGCTGGGCGCGAGCGGCGCTCCGGTCCTCGGGCTTGGTGAGTGTCTGTCCATTCACCTCCACGAGCTGGTCGGCGCCGAGCACCCACGCCTCCGGGTTGCGCGCATGCACCGCGCGAGCCTTCCGCTCGGCCAGCTCCCGCACGGCTTCCTTCGCGGAGTGCAGGGAGGACACCTGCTCATCCACGCCGGGGGATTGGGTGCGGTAGGGCAGGCCCAGTCCGTCCATGAGCGCGCGGCGGGCACTGGAGGTGGACGCCAGAATCAAGTCTCTCATCGCGGCACGCAGCCTAATGCACCTGGAAGTGTGAGGGCGATGTCGCCCGCTCAGCGGGCGTGCATGTCCCTGCTTCCCGGCCACGAGGCGATGCCGTAGCCTGACGCCCCATGTCGCGGCGCGGTCTGCTCGCCCTTTGCCTCATCCTCACCGCCTGCAAGCGGAGCACACCGGCCCCCGCCACGGGGGACGCCGGACTGCCCGAGGTGTCCTCCGTCGTGCGCGCCCCGGCCGCCAATGCGGCGCCCGTGGAGGTGGGCGATGGCGCGGCGAAGCCGGTGAAGCCGCTCGCCGTGTGCCGGGCGAAGGGGAGCTCTCCCCTG
This window contains:
- a CDS encoding nucleoside triphosphate pyrophosphatase, translated to MRDLILASTSSARRALMDGLGLPYRTQSPGVDEQVSSLHSAKEAVRELAERKARAVHARNPEAWVLGADQLVEVNGQTLTKPEDRSAARAQLNRLLGQTHDIHTGVCLVGPGGQLFEGLETARLTFHAVSPEELERYLDLNEWEGCCGSYRVEGAGQALLSRLEGDRSNVQGLPMVTVVRLLRQAGFTFFERR